ACTGTTGGCCCGGATGAATAAATATTTTACTATTTCGGGCTTTGAGCCTAATTATTGAGAACTCACCGGGTTGCATTGTCCTTTTTTGCAGTGGGGTCTTTTTAGCGTGAAAATTTAAGAAATAGCCATCACTTGTTTTTTTCTCGTCAGTCGGTGGTGCTGTTATTTGGGTAATCTGCTTATAATCAGCCTTGATTTTTTTGGCAAGGGCGGCGGGAGTACCAAGCTCCATTAAAATCTCTTCTTTGCTTTGGCAATCGCCATTTCTTAAAAATGCACGATAAAAATTGAGTGCATCCTCTTTTTGGGCTGCGGATAACGCATTTAATTGGATAGCTAGACTAGCAATGTAGTCATCGATTATTTGAGTCATCTTTTTCTCCTATTCTAAAAATTTGAAGTCACTAGTTTTAATAGGGAAATTTCTCAACTATATATAAGTATACGCCATTATTTATTAAATATTTATGAATAATCCTTTTTGCCTAAATTATTCAATTAGTTATGCCACAAAAATTGGTCAATCTTCTTAGCGACTGCTTTATTCTCGTGTAATTTGCTATGCTGACCACCGGGGCCCTTAACTTCAATTTCATGATAGCTAGCGGCTCTTGTTTCTACTAAGTAGCGTAAAGAACGGGCAGAGGTGACGCTCACCGCATCATCTGAATTTGTGCCATCTTCTTTATTGCCAAAAATATTTAAAATGTCTACCCCTCTTGGATAGTCCTTGCGATGCTCTAATAAGTATTGGTAGGTGGAAGAAGAATATTTCGGCTTGCCCGCTTTTTCAAGGCGGTTACGATTAGGCTGGTCATCCATGCCAATAATCCCGTTAAAAGGTGCGCCTAAATTAACTTGCTTTTTGAGCTTCGGCAACGCATTATTTTGCCCATACTTTATTTGATAAAACAAAAACGTTAAGTTGCCCATTGAATGAGCAACAGTATTATAGCGACTGATGTGATATTTACGCTTAAGCAGTAAGAGCAAATTATGAATCCATTCACGGGTTACAAAGTAGTCGTTGTTGGTATTATCTTTTAACACAACTTGAATTAGTGGCCTTTTAGTATTCTTGGGCCAGGAACCTGAGAGCTTAACTTGGCCACTTCGTGAAATTGTGGCTGTCAAAACTCGATGTGCATTGTCATGCTCTTCAGCGTAAGTAATCATGCTGTTAGTTGACCGTGCGCCTGCACCATAACCATGCAAATAGATTGTTGGAATGGTGTCTTGGTGTGCGGCAGTTTTTTGCTGGTTTTGCGTTATTGCTGTAGAAGATGACACGGCAACCTTTTGTTGCTTTTGGCGCCAAGATAATAAGCCTATTCCGATTAATAGCAATAATAATATTCCAAATAGCCAGCGAGAAGTTTTTTTACCCATAATTAATTTGCTCCCTTCTGCCGAGATTAGTTACTATCAATATAAAAGTGAATGGCATAATAAGCAACTCATAGTGCTTTTAGGTTGATAATAAGTTGGTAATGAACGGCGTGAGTTGTAAACTCAAAAAATAAAAGAGGGAAAATGATTTTCTTGCCGGCATTAAGCGTAAGGTGACGAGCATTTCACTAAAGCAGGGTGTCAAAGAAGTGGTGACTAATATTAAGTAGACGGATTGATAAGCGCTTTCAAAAATAGGCAATAAAAAAAGCACCGACTTCTTGCAGTGCCATTTTCATTATGGTGGGTGGCCAGGGGCTCGAACCCTGGACCCACGGATTAAGAGTCCGTTGCTCTGCCAACTGAGCTAGCCACCCGTTTCTGTTGACCGTTAAATATAATATCAATTATTAAACCATTTGACAAGGTTTTTGTGCAAAATAATTAGCAGAATTTTGTTTTTTGTAGAAAAAGTTCCCACTTTGACTCAAAACTGGCCAAATAAAGAAAAATGAGTAGAGCTTACATGGCTAGATAATGGAAACTATTTTCTGAGTTCTTTGAATGAAGAAGCAGATGTAAAAATGACTTTAAGGAACTTATAAAAGCACTAAAACCATTTCAGTACTAGTCAGCTATTAAAAATCATCCGCATAATTATAGGTAGTAAATCAAAATTAGTGATTAATGATCATTAATATTCATACTGGCAGTGAATTGATTGACATCCAGGTAGAACGTGCTAAAATATTTGCACTTGTTGAAACAAAAGACAGCAATAGATAATCTATTGCTGTCTTTCATAAAGATAATGGGTGGCCAGGGGCTCGAACCCTGGACCCACGGATTAAGAGTCCGTTGCTCTACCAACTGAGCTAGCCACCCAAATTTGCTGAACTAACGGTCAACGAGAACTATTATGCTATTATTTCAAGTAAAAAGCAAGGTTTTTTATTAAATTTTCGTGACTTTTTTGGCTAAAGTTGCAAAAAACAGTATAATGTTAAGCAAAGGGGGCTTTCGATGCCAAAGAAAATTCTCGTAGTCGATGACGAAAAACCGATTTCAGATATAATAAAATTTAACCTGACTAAGGAAGGCTTCGACGTCGACACTGCCTATGATGGCGAAGAAGCCATCAAAAAAGTTGATGAATATAATCCCGATTTGATGATTTTGGACTTAATGTTGCCAAAAAAGGACGGCTTGGATGTTGCCCGCGAAGTGCGGCAGACACATGATATGCCGATCATTATGGTAACTGCCAAAGATACAGAAATTGATAAAGTATTGGGCCTTGAAATGGGGGCCGATGACTATGTTACTAAACCTTTCTCCAACCGTGAATTGGTTGCCAGAGTTAAGGCTAATTTGCGTCGGCGCAGCATAGTTAAAAAAGTTGAAAGTGCCAACGAAGATACTTCAACTAAAAATATTGCCATTGGCAATTTGGTAATTATGCCTGACGCGTACATTGTAGAAAAAGAAGGCAAAAAAATCGAGTTGACTCACCGTGAGTTTGAGTTACTCTATTATCTAGCTCAGCATATGGATCAAGTAATGACCCGGGAGCACTTACTGCAGACAGTTTGGGGATATGACTACTTCGGTGATGTCCGGACTGTTGACGTAACGGTTCACCGTTTACGTGAAAAAATTGAGGACAATCCAATTCAGCCGCAGATTTTAGTGACTCGCCGTGGCGTTGGCTATTATGTAAAGCAGCCTACTGAAGAATAATGAAGAAAGCCCGCAGAACTAACACGATGCGAGCTTTCTTTTTATATTGATTTGATTAAAAAGATGAAGAAACTAAAAAATAAGTTTAAACATTTAACAATTTCGATTAACACAACTTTAGCCATTGTCTTTATGGCGATGATCATTGCCACAATTGAAGTAATTGGGGCTTATTTTACGCGCCAATTAGAGCAAAATAGTATTGAAAACTTTCAGTCTTCAATTCAAGTGCTTCCTATTGTCAGCAACCAGTTGTCTGCACAGCTCTTAAAAGACGACCGGCATACAAACAGCAATTTAAACCGGATTGTTGGCGATTATAGCAATGGAATCGGCACAATTAGTGAAATTATTGTTGTTGATAATAAAGATATTATTCGGGCTGTGTCTAATCTAAATGATAAAAAACGCATCGGACAGAGGGTCAATAATACGTTGGTCAAGCAGGTTACCTCAACGGGCAGGCAAGCAACTAAGGTAATTAATGACCACGGCGATTTTATGATTCAGGTAACACCGCTTACTGCTGGTAACGGTTCTGCTAATACTGTCGGTGCAATTTACGTTCGAGCGTCAATGCAGGGCGTTTTTAATGACCTACGTAACATTTCATTAATGTTTTTGGTCACTTCTTTGATTGCCGCCGTGATGGGTGCCATCTTGTCTTTAGTCGTGTCGCATGCGATTACTAAGCCAATTGAAGAGATGCAGAGCCAAGCACTAAATATTGCTGACGGTGATTATTCTAGTCAGGTAAAAATATATTCTAATGATGAATTAGGACAATTGGGGCAAGCTTTTAATACATTGTCTGTCAGAATCGAGCGCTCACAAGAAGAGTCTGAAAGTGAACAGCGAAGGCTGGATAGCGTCTTGTCTCACATGAGTGACGGGGTTTTAGCGACTGATCGACACGGTAATGTTAATGTTGTTAACCAAATGGCACTTAGTTTTCTGAATACCACCGAGGACCAAATTATTAATAAGCCAATCGCCTCCGTTCTGGGCTTAGATGAAACCTCGCAGGATTTAATCGCCAGTCAAAAAGGTATTGTTTTAACTGTTAATCAGGGCACACGCGATGAAGTGATTTTACATGCTAGTTTTTCACTGATTAAAAGAGTGACGGGCTTTGTTTCTGGTAGTGTTTGTGTTTTACACGATATTACTGAGCAGCAAAAGAATGAAAATTCCCAAAAGCAATTCGTATCCAATGTTTCGCATGAATTGCGTACGCCGCTTACGAGCCTGCACGCCTATATTGAAACCCTGAATGAGGGGGCATGGAAGGATCCTAAGATTGCGCCGCAGTTCTTACAGGTTACCCAAGAAGAAACTGAGCGAATGATCCGGATGATTAATGAACTTTTGAGCTTGTCTCGCATGGATCGTGGGGTATCAAAAGTGGACGTTGAATGGGTCAACTTTAATGACTTCGTGTCTCATATTCTTGACCGCTTTGACATGATTGTAAAAACAGACGCTAAAGAAGGCAAAAAGAAATATACCATTAAGCGGAGCCTAAGCTCGCAGGCGTTATGGGTTGAAATTGATACCGATAAGTTTGCCCAAGTCATTGATAATATTATGAATAATGCAATCAAGTATTCGCCTGATGGTGGTGTGATTACGATTAAATTGCGCCAAGAACGGCAACAGATCATTTTAAGCATTGCTGATCAAGGCCTGGGAATTCCGCGGGAAGATCTTTCTAAAATTTTTGATCGTTTCTACCGGGTTGACAAAGCGCGTTCCCGTGAACAGGGCGGTACTGGTTTAGGGTTAGCCATTGCAAAAGAAATTGTGGAAGAACACCACGGTAAGATTTGGGCTAATAGTAGCGAAGGCAAAGGCTCAACCTTCTATATTGCTTTGCCATATGAACCGATGAGTGAAGGGGATGATTGGGATGAAGTCTAGGTTTAAGTTTAGCGACATATTATTATCGGTTGGTACTTTTATCGTTTTCGCCCTTTCAATCGTCTTGTGGATTTTTATTATGACCAATGATCAGTATTTTAGCCGAATTGATCAGACTAATAACGTTAGTCAAAATTCACGCAGTCGTCGGAGCCGGATCATCTATAATCTTTATTTGCCGACCAGTGCTTATGGCTTTAAAAATGGGCAGCCATACCGCTTATATGATGCTAAAAAGAATTTACCACTCGAATATATCAAAGACCTAAAAGAAGTAAAATATAAAAATATTAGGGAAGTTAGCTCTAATCAAAAAGAATATGAAGCGATGCTCAATGACCCTAAGTATTTGCAATTGACTTTCCCTAATGAAGTCAGTGTGAATCTGTTTACGAAGAAAAATTTAAAAAGTACGGATCAAACATTTCGGCGCTCGTTTATCTCGCCAAGTAATGATGTCCTTTACCTTGGCAATGACAAAACGACAACAATCTATCGCGTTGAGATAGCTAATGCCAACTTTAATCGCTTGCGCGAATATGCCGCTAAGTCACGAGCTAAAAAACCGGTTAAATTTGTGCGGATGAAAAATAGTTACGAAACTTTTTATGATCAACCTGAAAACTGGCGGGTTTATAGTTACTTGACCAACACCCAGACTGATTCTTATTTTGTCTCGCGCTTACTAGGTACGGCAAATGTTACCTCGAGCAATAATAAAAAAGGGTGGACCACGTATTCACTCAATTATTACACCAAATTGCGGGTGCCCGATACTAAAGCCGGCCGGCATGATATGCTCTATACCCGTTATGAAAAGCAGAAAAATTTAAGTGAAAATGACTGCTTGATTGATAGCGTCGAGTATGTGCATAAATTAGGACTAAGTGAGCAGGATCTGCGCTATTTTGATACAACTAAAGACAAGCTAAGCTATAGCAATTACATTGAAGGCATGCCTGTTTTCATGGGGAAACACAGTCCTCAGGTCAGCACGAAATTGACGCAAGATACCGAAGAAGTTGCCTTTAGTAATTTAGAACTGCAAATTCCCATTCCATTTGATGGGCAAACACGGACACTGCCTGCTACTGGCACGGTGATCCAGCGTCTGGTTAATGCCGGTTTAAAAAAGACGGAAATTCAACGAATAATTGTGGCATATCGAATTGAAAAAGATCATAGTCATGATAGCTTGGTCAACTTGATTCCAACATATTACATTAAAGCCTACGACCAGTGGAAGAGTGCGCAAGAATGGGAAAAGCAAGATTTTAATAAGCTAGCGGTGAAAAGTCAGGGAGAAGGTAAGTAATTATGGATAGAAAAAGAATTGAATGGCTATTTTTCGTTGTTTTCCTATTAATTGACCTTTACCTAGGAATCGAAATCTGGCGCTCACCGATTAGTCTAAGTTCGACTGCAGGAACGACTTCTACCAGTATTAGAGCGGAAATGCGGGCAGATGGAATTGACCTTCCCCTGCATCTGTCACATAAGCAACAATCAGGCTATTATTTAGCAGCAAAAAATCGGGACTATCTATCCCGTAAAACTAATGGCTTAACGCAAGTGACAACCCATTATTCAAAAGCGGACAATTCTTTAACGGGTACGCCGAAGGCTGTAGTACTACTCAATGGTAATCGGAAAAAAATCTTGCAGCAGCTAGAAGATTTTAAAAATGACCCGGAAAATGTTCCTTATGGGAAAAAGTTTGTGTACGACCAAAGTATGTCGGGGGATGATACTTACTGCTATGTGCAAAAGACGTCTTATGGTCAAATTTATGATGGTGATGCACAATTGACAATTAATGTGCATAATAATCAGATTACTAACTACACGCTTTCTTACATGGGACCGATTAGTTCTGTGCGTGAATCGCAACTAATTATTAGCCCGTGGCATGCGGTGAAGGCCATGTATACTGACCGTGAAATCAGTAATAACTCGCGGGTAATTCAAGTAAAATTGGGCTATTCTAAATTGACTGAAGTACGTGGCAGCACCATAATGCTTCCTACCTGGTTGATTTTAGTCGAAAGCAAAGCAACCAAAAATATTACGGTTAAACGGGTTAATGCTTTTACAGCGCAAATTTTGCAGAGTGGCTCGTATAATGTCCAGAAAAATTAGAAAGGGAAAATTGGTGTGCGGGTTTCTGTTTTAGCTAGTGGATCGACTGGTAATACCAGTTTGATTGAAACTGGCCAGCATAAAATCCTGATGGATGCTGGCTTATCTGGTAAGAAAATCAAAACGTTATTAGGAGAAGTAGGAGTTGATATTAACGACATTGATATGGCCTTTTTAAGCCATGATCATTCTGATCACAGTAAAGGACTTGGGGTATTAATGCGCCGCTATCCGAGAATTGCGGCATTTGCCAACAGTGGAACATGGGAATATTTAAGTGAGTCGCACAAAATTGGTCAAATTCCCGTCCAGCAAATGAATATTATTGAACCCGGACAAACGAAGACTTTTGGTGATCTTGACGTAACTGCTTTTGCCACTAGCCATGATGCTGCCGAACCGCAGTATTACGTCTTTTCTAGTGCTGGCAAAAGGATGGCCTTTTTGACGGATACAGGTTATGTATCGCAAAAAGTCAAAGCGGTAATTGAAGATGCCGATGCTTATATGATGGAATTTAATTATGATGATATGATGCTCCGTAATGGTCCGTATTCATGGTCTTTAAAACAGCGAATTTTGTCTGATGTCGGCCACTTATCCAATGATGATGCGGGGCAAGCACTACTTGATGTGGTTTCTAATAAAACAAAACATATTTTTTTAGCACACCGCAGTCAGCACAATAATACAGCTAAGTTGGCCTACGATGCCGCTAAGCAAATCCTAGTCAATGGCGATGCTAATTTACCAAGTGATGTTAAAATTATGTTAACGGATCCAGACGAGCCGACTAATTTAGAACAAATTTAAAAAAATAAGCACATGTTTTTCAGTATACTAAACAAAGATATGTAAAGGAGATTACAAATGGACAATCGAAATTCTGGACGCAAGCAAAATGGTCTGGTTAAAACTGCCATTGTTGGTGTTGTCGCAGGTTTAATTGGGGGCGGCGCTTCCTATGTTGCCCTGGATCAAATTAACAATGCAAATCTGAATAATAATGCACAGACGACTATTAGTTCTAATAGTGCAAAAACATCAAAAAATAGTGCAAAAACTAGTGGTGTAATGACGCCGGCATATAATGACGTGAAGGGTGCTGTTGTTTCCGTTATTAATTTGAAACGACAATCAAGTAGTAGCAGCAATTCGATCTTTGATATTTTCGGTGATGACAAAGATGATAATGCTAGAGGCAAAGGCCGGCTGCAAACATACAGTGAAGGCTCAGGTGTTATCTACATGAAGTCAAATAACAAAGGCTACATTGTTACTAATAATCACGTTGTTTCTGGCAGTGATAAAGTTCAGGTTATGTTGTCAAACGGTAAAACCGTGAACGCTAGAATTGTCGGAACCGATGCTACGACTGACTTAGCTGTTTTAGCAATTGATGGGCAATACGTAACGCAAACGGCTGAATTTGGCGATTCCAAGAGTCTGCAAGCAGGGCAAACAGTTATTGCGGTTGGCTCACCATTAGGAAGCGAATATGCATCCACAGTCACTCAGGGGATTATTTCGGCACCAGCGCGTAGTATTACCTCTTCATCGGCTAACCAGCAAACAGTTATTCAGACTGATGCCGCAATCAATCCGGGTAATTCCGGTGGGGCACTGGTTAACTCCGCTGGTCAGGTTATTGGAATCAACTCAATGAAACTATCGCAATCAAGTGATGGGACTTCCGTTGAAGGAATGGGCTTTGCTATTCCGTCTAATGAGGTTGTGAACATTGTTAACCAACTGGTAAAGAAGGGTAAAATTGTCCGGCCGCAGCTTGGAATCAAAGTAATTGCACTGCAAGGAATTCCTTCAAGCTACCGTAAACACCTCAATATTAAGTCCAACTTGAAGAGCGGCATTTACATTGCGGGTGTGAATAAAAATAGTGCGGCAGCTAATGCAGGAGTTAAAGTTGGCGATGTAATAATAAAAGTTGACAATAAGGTTATTACAGATGTTGCATCGTTACACACCATTTTGTATAATCATAAAATCGGTGATACGGTGACTTTAACGGTTAACCGCGGTGGAAAAGAAATTAATTTACATGCAAAACTTGAAGCAAATTAATCTGGATAATATTCATTAATTGAAGATAAAAAAGGCTATACTTGGCGATTTTAGCTACAAGTATGGCCTTTTTGTTAATAAAAATGATGAGAAACATTAAATAGTTCGTCTTTTCTGTCTGTCAAGAAAAAAAGACTTGCTTTTTTCTTGTTGATAACTGTGGAAAACTTTGTGGATTGTGCATAAAGTGGGGTAAAGTGCTTTCGTTTTATTGTGGAAAACCTGTGACTTGTGTGTAAATACTAGTAAAAAGTTGATAATTCAAACAATTGTTCAAAGCGTCAAATCAGTGTTTTACGGGTAAAGTTTGTGAATGTTAACTGTGAAAAGTGTACATGTGGGTAATTTCAGCGGGTTTTTTAAAAATATTTTTTACAAACACAAATTATCCGCCTGTTTACAAAAATGACCACAAAATGTAGTTTTTGCTTGTGCACAACTGTGGAAAAACAAGGTGGAAACAATGAGAATTAGGGGATAAAATAGAAAACATGAATATCAAAATCGTCTGTGTAGGTAAGTTAAAAGAAAAATATTTTAAAGATGCGATTGCCGAGTATCAAAAGCGGCTCAGTCGTTTTGCTAAAGTTGAGTTAGTGCAAGTACCTGATGAAAAAGCACCAGAAAAACTCAGTGCTGCTGAACAAGAAAAGGTTAAAGAACTTGAAGGTCAGCGTATTCTTAATAAAATAAAGGACAAGGAATATGTTTATGTCACTGCAATTAAAGGCAAAGAAAGAACTAGTGAAGCATTTGCACAGGAATTAAAGGATTTGGCTACTTACGGCCACTCTGACGTAACTTTTGTCATTGGTGGCAGTCTTGGTACAAGCCAGGCTGTGAATAAGCGTGCGGATGAATTATTGAGCTTTGGAAAGCTAACAATGCCCCATCAACTAATGCGAGTGGTTCTAATTGAACAAATTTACCGCTGCTTTATGATTAATAGTGGCAGCCCATACCATAAATAAGACAAATTGGGGCCAAAAAGCTAATTTTTCAGGCTCAGTAATTTGTCGAAAAAAAGAAGTCAAAATTTAAATTAAGATAGGTTTTAGTATGAAAAAAGTCGGAATTCGTGAAGTCGCGCAGGAGGCTAATGTTTCTACTGCAACAGTATCCCGGGTCTTAAATAATCGGGGATATATTAGCCAAGAAACGCGGGATAAGGTGCAGGCGGCAATGAAAAAGCTGGAATATTATCCCAATGACTTAGCAAGAGCCTTATATAAGAAAAGAACATATACGGTTGGCCTAATTTTTCCCTCAAATGTGCATCCGTTTCAGGCGGAATTGATTCAGGACATTGAATATTTACTGTCAAATCAGGGGTATAAAGTTTTATTGTGCAATAGTCTAAATAATCCGGAAAAAGAAATTGCCTACTTAACGATGCTCAAAAAGAATCAAGTAGACGGTATTATTGTTGGTACGCATAATAAGCATATTGATGGCTATAAGAACACGAAATTGCCGGTAATAGCAATTGACCGTGATTTAGGAAAGAATACGGCAACGGTGTCCTGTGATAATTATGCTGGTGGTCAAATGGCCGTCCAATTGCTAATTGACCGTGGCTGTAAACAAATACTTGATATCCGGGGGGATAGTTCGATTAAGTTACCAGCAAACGAGCGAACAGTGGCTTACCGGGATTTAATGAAAAAATACAGCCTAGAGTCGCATGTTTTGGAGGTACCGTTTGTGTTAGCGGCAGACCAAAAACGGCAAATTATTGAGGATTATTTAGGTAGCCACCCCCAAATTGACGGTATTTTTGCTGGAGACGATTTATTGGCTTCATTGGCTATTTTTTACTTGGAAACACACCATAAAAAAGTTCCTGACGATGTTAAAGTTATTGGTTTTGATGGGGCAAAAGAGACGCTCTTATATAATCCGCGCTTGACGACAATTAGGCAGCCGATTGAACAAATTGCACGGACTGCTACTGAAAAGCTGATAAATGAAATAAAAGGTCAAAAAGAAACAGATCAATTAAAACTACCAGTAACCTTATTTACTGGGCATACAGTCTAACTAGCAACGAGCAGAAAGTGCCGTTGCTTTTTTTAGTAATTTTATGTAACCGGTTGACATATGTAACGGGTTGCACTATATTACAAGAGAATGAAAGTGCTAACAAGGAGATAGATTGATGGAGAAAAAAGCAACTAATAAACATGAAATATATTATCAGCCTAAGGATGTGTGGGTTGGCGATATTATGCCTTACGCCAAAGACGGGAAATTTTATATTTACCACCAACGTGATGAACGAATAAATGGCCCGATTACGGATCCTTTCGGGTGGTCGCTGGCAACAACAACGGATTTTGTTCATTATCAAGATTTTGGTGAAGTGCTTAAAAGAGGTAGTGATCAGGACTGGGACCAATTTATTTATGCTGGATCGGTTTTTGAGGCCAAGGGAACAATTCACGCCTTTTATACCGGCTACAATAAGGAATTTTTGAAAGCAAATAAACCGTCACAGATTTTATTACATGCGACAAGTAACGATTTTGTTCATTGGACTAAGTCAGCTAACGCTTTACAACTGAAACCGCAGCCGGGTTATGACGATCGCAATTGGCGCGATCCTGCCGTGATTTGGGACGAAGAAAACCAAGAGTACCTGTTAATCTTGGGTGCACGCAAAGGTCAGGACAAGCACCGGCTAACGGGACGGCTAGTTAAATATACTTCACCTGATTTAACTAATTGGCAATTTAAGGGCGATTTTTGGGCCCCTAATTTATACACCATGTTTGAAATGCCGCAGCTATTTAAGATGGGTGATTGGTGGTACTTAATTTATTCCGAATACAGCGTTAAAAATAAGGTCTTTTACCGCATGAGCAAGTCTTTGTCCGGTCCTTGGCTTAAGCCCAAAGATGAGGCCTTTGATGGACGGGCATATTACGCTGCGAGAACAGCTTTTGACGGCAAGCGCCGAGTTTTGTTTGGCTGGGTACCAACTAAAAAAGCAAACAATGATATGAATAATTATGAATGGGGCGGTACGTTTGTCCCGCAAGAAATTTATCAGCGTTCGGACAATACGTTGGGCGTGCGACCAATTGAAGAAATTTGTACGGCCTTTTCTTCACGTAAGAAGCTTGGGAATCAAGAACTAACAGCAGTTGATACGTTGAAAAAGCAAGTTTTAATTCATAATACCGGTGAGCATTTCTACTTTCACAGTACGATTAACTTTGATGAAACGGTTAGTGATTTTTCAATTCGGCTGTATCAAAATCCTGCAACTGATGAATCTTACGAATTTAGGTTTAACTTGGATGAAGGGCAATTAACGCTTGACAAGAATCCATGCTATCGCTGGTACCAGATGATGGATAAGGGCCTTAACCGGCCAATCAAGCTCAAAGCTAACCATGATTATGATCTGAAGCTAATTGTGGATGATAATATCTTGACTATCTATCTTGACGGGGTGGCATTAAACGCACGCGTTTATCATAAATTCGGTCGAGAATTGGCGGTAACGGTCACTAATGGCCGGCTCAAGCTGCGACAAAGTGAATTTTCAAATGACTATCAAAAATAAAAAGGAGAAGACTAATGGCAGATTATGACAAGATTGCCCGCGAGGTCCTAAAAGATGTTGGTGGCGCCGATAATGTTGTTAGTGCAACGCATTGTGTTACTCGTTTGCGTCTTATTTTGAAGGACATTAATCTAGCAGATCAAGACGCACTAAATAATATTGAGGGAACAAAAGGCGTTATCTATAATAGCGGTCAATTGCAAATAGTTTTTGGCCCTGGTGCTGTGGAAAATGCTTATGACGCGTTTGTTAAAGTTTCCGGTGCCAAACAGGTATCTGTTGATCAAATTAAGGACGAAGGGGCGCAAAATAAAAATAAATTTCAACAGGCTTTTAAGGTCTTTGGTGATATCTTTATCCCAATAATTCCGGCTTTTATCGGGGCAGCAATGATCTTAGGCTTGCGCTCATTACTGGCAACTCCAGGGATGTTCGGCATGACCAAATCGCTGGCCGAGCAGAGCGTCTATGTTGGTGATTTTTGCAAGTTTCTAAACGTAATTGCGACAACCTTCAAGATCTTACCGGTCTTAGTAATGTATTCGGCAACCAAGCGGTTTGGCGGCAACCCAATTTTGGGTATTCTAGTTGGATTTGTAATGATATCGCCAGATTTGGCTGATCGTAACGCTTTTGTCTTAGGAAAAGTTCATCCAGAATACTGGAACCTGTTCGGATTGAAAATTGCGGCGGTTGGCTTTCAAGGTGGTGTCTTTGCCGCAATTTTAACGGCATGGTTCCAAGCCAAGGTCGAAAAGCTGGCTAAAAAGTATGTTCCAGAAATGATTTCATATATTTTGGTGCCAATGATCACACTGCTTGCAGCTAACTTGTCACTCTTTTTGCTCTTTGGCCCGCTCGGCTTATGGATTGGTGATGTCCTTGGCGGCGTTATCAACTTCCTTTACATGAAGATGAGTGCTTTTGGTGCCTTTGTCTTTGCGGCAGGCTTGCAGCCATTAGTAGTTACCGGTACACACCAAGCAATTCAGGGAATTGAAGCTAATCTGATTGTTCAAACCGGTTTTGATTATATTCAACCTATTTGGTCTGTTTCAATTATTG
This genomic window from Lactobacillus panisapium contains:
- a CDS encoding MBL fold metallo-hydrolase; its protein translation is MRVSVLASGSTGNTSLIETGQHKILMDAGLSGKKIKTLLGEVGVDINDIDMAFLSHDHSDHSKGLGVLMRRYPRIAAFANSGTWEYLSESHKIGQIPVQQMNIIEPGQTKTFGDLDVTAFATSHDAAEPQYYVFSSAGKRMAFLTDTGYVSQKVKAVIEDADAYMMEFNYDDMMLRNGPYSWSLKQRILSDVGHLSNDDAGQALLDVVSNKTKHIFLAHRSQHNNTAKLAYDAAKQILVNGDANLPSDVKIMLTDPDEPTNLEQI
- a CDS encoding S1C family serine protease, with amino-acid sequence MDNRNSGRKQNGLVKTAIVGVVAGLIGGGASYVALDQINNANLNNNAQTTISSNSAKTSKNSAKTSGVMTPAYNDVKGAVVSVINLKRQSSSSSNSIFDIFGDDKDDNARGKGRLQTYSEGSGVIYMKSNNKGYIVTNNHVVSGSDKVQVMLSNGKTVNARIVGTDATTDLAVLAIDGQYVTQTAEFGDSKSLQAGQTVIAVGSPLGSEYASTVTQGIISAPARSITSSSANQQTVIQTDAAINPGNSGGALVNSAGQVIGINSMKLSQSSDGTSVEGMGFAIPSNEVVNIVNQLVKKGKIVRPQLGIKVIALQGIPSSYRKHLNIKSNLKSGIYIAGVNKNSAAANAGVKVGDVIIKVDNKVITDVASLHTILYNHKIGDTVTLTVNRGGKEINLHAKLEAN
- the rlmH gene encoding 23S rRNA (pseudouridine(1915)-N(3))-methyltransferase RlmH — translated: MNIKIVCVGKLKEKYFKDAIAEYQKRLSRFAKVELVQVPDEKAPEKLSAAEQEKVKELEGQRILNKIKDKEYVYVTAIKGKERTSEAFAQELKDLATYGHSDVTFVIGGSLGTSQAVNKRADELLSFGKLTMPHQLMRVVLIEQIYRCFMINSGSPYHK
- a CDS encoding LacI family DNA-binding transcriptional regulator, whose product is MKKVGIREVAQEANVSTATVSRVLNNRGYISQETRDKVQAAMKKLEYYPNDLARALYKKRTYTVGLIFPSNVHPFQAELIQDIEYLLSNQGYKVLLCNSLNNPEKEIAYLTMLKKNQVDGIIVGTHNKHIDGYKNTKLPVIAIDRDLGKNTATVSCDNYAGGQMAVQLLIDRGCKQILDIRGDSSIKLPANERTVAYRDLMKKYSLESHVLEVPFVLAADQKRQIIEDYLGSHPQIDGIFAGDDLLASLAIFYLETHHKKVPDDVKVIGFDGAKETLLYNPRLTTIRQPIEQIARTATEKLINEIKGQKETDQLKLPVTLFTGHTV
- a CDS encoding family 43 glycosylhydrolase, which produces MEKKATNKHEIYYQPKDVWVGDIMPYAKDGKFYIYHQRDERINGPITDPFGWSLATTTDFVHYQDFGEVLKRGSDQDWDQFIYAGSVFEAKGTIHAFYTGYNKEFLKANKPSQILLHATSNDFVHWTKSANALQLKPQPGYDDRNWRDPAVIWDEENQEYLLILGARKGQDKHRLTGRLVKYTSPDLTNWQFKGDFWAPNLYTMFEMPQLFKMGDWWYLIYSEYSVKNKVFYRMSKSLSGPWLKPKDEAFDGRAYYAARTAFDGKRRVLFGWVPTKKANNDMNNYEWGGTFVPQEIYQRSDNTLGVRPIEEICTAFSSRKKLGNQELTAVDTLKKQVLIHNTGEHFYFHSTINFDETVSDFSIRLYQNPATDESYEFRFNLDEGQLTLDKNPCYRWYQMMDKGLNRPIKLKANHDYDLKLIVDDNILTIYLDGVALNARVYHKFGRELAVTVTNGRLKLRQSEFSNDYQK